From the genome of Pelosinus fermentans DSM 17108:
AAATCGATACGTCCAATCTGCATCTCGGCTAACGCTTTACCGGCTACTACAATGGCATTAATCCCCTCTTCTGGCGCTACACCTGCATGAGCCTTTCTGCCATGAATCAACACTGTAATGCTATTTTGACCGGGAGCCATCGTAATAATTTCGCCAGGTCCACCACCGGAATCAAGAGCATATCCAAAGTCAGCTTTTAATGCAGCGGGATCAATCGCCTTCGCACCATTTAAGCCGCCTTCTTCCGCTACGGTAAATACAACCTGAATGGGGCCGTGAGAAATATTTTCTTCATTCACAATACGCAATGCTTCTAAAATGGCTACAACTCCAGCTTTATCATCGGCACCAAGAATCGTATCACCAACGGACGTGATCACACCATCCTTAAGCTGAGGTTCTATCCCGCCACAAGGTTCAACACAGTCCATATGAGCGCTGAGCATCAGAGTAGGAGCATCCTGTATTGTTCCTGGCTTATAAGCAATCACGTTGCCACAATTGCCACCAATGATTTCCCCAACCTGATCTTCTGTCACCTCTAATCCCAATTCTGCTAAACGAACTTTCAGGACATCTGCAACTTCACGTTCTTCCCGAGTCGAACATTTAATCTTTACCAGTTCAAAGAATTCCGCTAATACACGCTCTTTATTAATCATCACCAAACCCCCTACAATTTAGCTAAAAATATTGTATCCATAGAACATTTCATCATACTCTAATCTAATTCTTACTTCGCAATTGTATTCCTGCTTTGAACAAATAAAAAGATATCTTTCCCTATAATCTATAAAGTCAGTACACATACTAGACTAAGAATGAAATAAATTAAAGGAAGATAGTAATGGACAAAACCATCGCATTGCAAGGAAACAACCAAAAACTAACCCATTTGTTGCAGCAGCAGGGCTATACTGTCATCGACATGTATCAGGCCCACCTGCAA
Proteins encoded in this window:
- a CDS encoding M20/M25/M40 family metallo-hydrolase is translated as MINKERVLAEFFELVKIKCSTREEREVADVLKVRLAELGLEVTEDQVGEIIGGNCGNVIAYKPGTIQDAPTLMLSAHMDCVEPCGGIEPQLKDGVITSVGDTILGADDKAGVVAILEALRIVNEENISHGPIQVVFTVAEEGGLNGAKAIDPAALKADFGYALDSGGGPGEIITMAPGQNSITVLIHGRKAHAGVAPEEGINAIVVAGKALAEMQIGRIDFETTSNAGIISGGIATNIVPDLVEVKCEARSRNMKKLEVQTLHMKETFEQVATANGAQAEVKVETAYGPYVLSETDPVVTLAVKAAESISLIPEIKATGGGSDANFFNNYGVPTAVLGVGMSKVHTKDEYIKEIDLYNSAELVTALIKTAANMKK